A single genomic interval of Sporosarcina sp. ANT_H38 harbors:
- the rpsI gene encoding 30S ribosomal protein S9 produces the protein MAQVQYLGTGRRKSSVARVRLVPGDGTIIINKRDVEDYVPFATLREIIKQPLVITETLGSYNILVNVDGGGYTGQAGAIRHGVARALLQVDPDFRPALKSAGLLTRDARMKERKKPGLKGARRAPQFSKR, from the coding sequence TTGGCACAAGTACAATATCTCGGCACAGGCCGTCGTAAAAGCTCAGTAGCTCGTGTACGTCTAGTTCCTGGAGATGGCACAATTATCATCAACAAGCGCGACGTAGAAGACTACGTACCATTCGCGACACTTCGCGAAATCATCAAACAACCACTTGTAATTACGGAAACTCTTGGAAGCTACAATATCCTTGTAAACGTTGATGGTGGTGGATACACTGGACAAGCAGGAGCAATCCGTCACGGAGTTGCACGTGCTCTACTTCAAGTAGACCCTGACTTCCGTCCAGCGCTTAAATCAGCAGGACTTCTTACTCGTGATGCAAGAATGAAAGAACGTAAAAAACCAGGTCTTAAAGGCGCACGTCGTGCACCACAGTTCTCAAAACGTTAA
- a CDS encoding ABC transporter substrate-binding protein, translating to MKKKFRRLGSVALFMSILLVVMSACGAGDKSSSEAPKESANKSADESDKGNVDLKIVTTMAGTDPTGAVLEELVKEFEAANEGVKITNESQTADAGTIRTKVNTDFSSDNEPELMFYFNTVDAEGIIKEGKVIDLENAEGIDLSGYNSMLEQQRNADGKIYAAPQTGFYEALFVNESLFKEHGIELPTTWELYEKAIEEFAKTDIIPVAVSTEDSYYVVEHYILAAGGMEPYSSALSDKNAVWAEGLDLIGKHAKMGAFPKDAATIDLAMAASLFNQEQAAMLLEGSWAWGAIKEAGIDKNVTVLPMPNKNGGETGELVGGASQGWFISTKAFNDDNKRDATVKLFNFLTSEESIVRLAGATGQIPAKGELTDLEPNIAVGHKLLKDAPAIDAPINDRITPEAFTHMRTSVPEIVSGAKTGKQVLDEAAAME from the coding sequence ATGAAGAAGAAATTCAGAAGATTGGGTTCGGTAGCTCTATTCATGTCAATTTTACTTGTTGTCATGTCAGCATGCGGTGCGGGGGATAAATCGTCCAGCGAAGCCCCGAAAGAAAGCGCTAACAAAAGCGCTGACGAAAGCGACAAAGGTAACGTGGATCTCAAGATTGTTACAACGATGGCTGGTACTGATCCCACAGGTGCAGTACTTGAAGAATTGGTAAAGGAATTTGAAGCAGCAAATGAAGGGGTAAAAATTACGAATGAATCTCAAACAGCTGATGCCGGCACTATTCGAACAAAAGTCAATACAGACTTTTCTTCTGATAATGAACCAGAGCTCATGTTCTACTTTAATACAGTAGATGCGGAAGGCATTATCAAAGAAGGAAAAGTCATCGATCTGGAAAACGCTGAAGGTATTGATCTTTCAGGCTACAATTCAATGTTGGAGCAACAAAGAAATGCAGACGGAAAAATCTATGCTGCACCACAAACTGGATTTTATGAAGCTTTATTTGTGAATGAAAGCTTATTTAAAGAGCATGGCATTGAATTGCCAACAACTTGGGAATTGTACGAAAAAGCAATTGAGGAGTTTGCAAAAACAGACATTATTCCTGTTGCAGTCTCTACGGAAGATTCCTACTATGTAGTTGAACACTATATTTTAGCTGCAGGCGGTATGGAGCCTTACAGTTCAGCTCTATCTGATAAAAACGCAGTATGGGCTGAAGGTTTAGATTTAATTGGCAAACACGCAAAAATGGGCGCATTCCCTAAAGATGCGGCAACGATTGACCTTGCAATGGCTGCAAGCCTATTCAATCAAGAACAAGCGGCTATGTTGCTTGAAGGTTCATGGGCATGGGGAGCTATAAAGGAAGCTGGCATTGATAAAAATGTAACAGTTTTACCTATGCCGAATAAAAACGGTGGCGAAACTGGAGAATTAGTCGGTGGAGCATCACAAGGTTGGTTTATCAGTACGAAAGCATTTAACGATGATAATAAGCGAGATGCTACTGTAAAACTATTCAACTTCTTGACTTCAGAAGAAAGCATCGTACGTCTAGCGGGAGCAACTGGACAAATCCCTGCAAAAGGCGAGTTGACAGATTTGGAACCGAACATTGCGGTTGGGCATAAATTACTTAAGGATGCTCCGGCTATTGACGCACCAATCAATGACCGTATTACTCCAGAAGCTTTCACACACATGAGAACTAGTGTCCCTGAGATTGTGAGTGGAGCTAAAACAGGTAAACAAGTATTGGATGAAGCAGCAGCAATGGAATAA
- the rplM gene encoding 50S ribosomal protein L13 → MRTTFMAKGHEVERKWLVVDAEGQTLGRLASEVASLLRGKHKPTFTPHVDTGDHVIIINAEKIHLTGNKLKDKIYYRHSGYTGSMKQRTALEMRTNFPTKMLELAIKGMLPKGPLGRQTYRKLNVYAGPDHPHAAQQPEVFVLRG, encoded by the coding sequence ATGCGTACAACATTCATGGCTAAAGGTCACGAAGTAGAGCGTAAATGGCTCGTTGTCGACGCTGAAGGACAGACGCTTGGTCGTCTTGCTTCTGAAGTTGCATCACTTTTGCGCGGCAAACATAAACCTACGTTCACACCACACGTTGATACAGGTGACCATGTCATCATCATCAATGCAGAAAAGATTCATCTTACAGGTAACAAATTGAAAGACAAAATTTACTACCGTCACTCAGGTTACACGGGCAGCATGAAACAACGTACGGCTCTTGAAATGCGTACAAACTTCCCGACAAAAATGCTTGAACTTGCAATTAAAGGAATGCTTCCAAAAGGTCCTTTAGGCCGTCAAACATACAGAAAACTTAACGTATACGCTGGACCGGATCACCCGCACGCAGCACAACAACCAGAAGTATTCGTACTTCGCGGTTAA
- a CDS encoding energy-coupling factor transporter transmembrane protein EcfT, with translation MLEKMIFGRYIPGNSFVHKLDPRSKLSFVFLFIIGVFLANNTVTYAVLLGFTLLVILSSRIRLYFLFNGLKPILFLIIFTLLMHIFFTKEGALLVDWKFIKIYEEGLRQGIFISIRFLVLVLLTSILTLTTSPISITDGMEDLLGPFKRFKLPVHELALMMSISLRFIPTLMDETDKILKAQLARGSDISTGSIKQRIRAVIPLLVPLFVSAFKRAEDLAVAMEVRGYRGGEGRTRYRQLKWHWRDTTIMALLAALVAVLFLLRA, from the coding sequence ATGTTAGAAAAGATGATTTTCGGACGCTATATTCCGGGCAATTCATTTGTCCATAAGCTCGACCCTCGTTCTAAGTTGTCATTCGTTTTTCTTTTCATCATTGGAGTCTTTCTTGCAAATAATACAGTGACGTATGCTGTGTTGTTAGGATTTACATTACTTGTTATTTTAAGTTCAAGAATTCGGTTGTATTTCTTATTTAACGGATTGAAACCAATTCTTTTCTTGATTATTTTCACCCTGCTCATGCATATCTTTTTCACGAAAGAGGGCGCACTTCTTGTCGATTGGAAGTTTATTAAGATATACGAGGAAGGGTTGAGGCAAGGGATTTTCATTTCCATTCGTTTTCTTGTATTGGTATTGCTAACGTCTATATTGACGTTGACGACATCGCCGATTTCAATAACGGATGGTATGGAGGACTTGCTTGGGCCATTCAAGCGATTTAAATTGCCTGTTCATGAGCTTGCGCTGATGATGTCAATTTCCCTGCGCTTCATTCCCACATTGATGGATGAGACAGATAAGATTTTGAAGGCGCAATTGGCGAGAGGGTCGGATATTAGTACAGGCTCTATTAAGCAGCGAATTCGTGCAGTAATTCCTTTGCTAGTACCTCTCTTTGTGAGTGCATTTAAACGCGCCGAAGACCTTGCAGTCGCCATGGAGGTCCGTGGCTATCGCGGAGGTGAGGGGAGGACGAGATACAGGCAGCTGAAGTGGCATTGGCGCGATACAACGATAATGGCGTTGCTCGCTGCTTTGGTTGCAGTCCTCTTCCTGCTTAGGGCATAG
- a CDS encoding energy-coupling factor ABC transporter ATP-binding protein, which produces MDISLQQVGYLYGKDTPFEKRALQGVDATIRSGSYSAIIGHTGSGKSTLLMHLNGLLKPSEGSVEIGDTTITAGTKAKALKDVRRNVGIVFQFPEHQLFEETVEKDIMFGPMNFGVPEEEARKRAHQLIELLGLPPEVAQQSPFDLSGGQMRRVAIAGVLAFKPSVLVLDEPTAGLDPRGRLEIMELFNRLHVEEKLTTILVTHSMEDAARYADNIIVMHNGSSVMSGTPQEVFGDEEKLKSFRLGLPRSVKFQRDMEKLIGRPLKGLALTEAQLAKAIAFAATEEGGR; this is translated from the coding sequence ATGGACATCTCACTTCAGCAAGTAGGGTATTTGTATGGAAAGGATACACCTTTTGAGAAAAGGGCATTGCAGGGTGTGGATGCTACGATACGTTCTGGCTCTTATTCCGCGATTATTGGACATACCGGATCAGGAAAATCGACACTTCTTATGCATCTGAATGGTTTGTTAAAGCCTTCAGAAGGTAGTGTAGAAATCGGAGATACGACGATTACTGCCGGTACGAAGGCAAAGGCTTTAAAAGATGTCCGGAGGAATGTGGGGATTGTTTTCCAATTCCCAGAACATCAACTTTTTGAAGAGACTGTGGAAAAAGATATTATGTTCGGCCCAATGAATTTTGGTGTTCCTGAAGAAGAGGCAAGGAAACGGGCACATCAACTGATAGAATTGCTAGGACTGCCTCCAGAGGTTGCCCAGCAGTCCCCTTTCGATCTTTCGGGAGGGCAGATGCGACGGGTTGCGATTGCAGGTGTTCTGGCGTTTAAACCGTCTGTGCTCGTTTTGGACGAGCCTACAGCGGGACTTGATCCGCGAGGACGGCTTGAAATTATGGAGCTCTTCAATCGTCTTCATGTAGAAGAAAAACTAACGACAATTCTTGTGACACATAGCATGGAGGATGCTGCACGATATGCGGATAATATTATCGTTATGCATAACGGAAGTTCAGTCATGTCAGGAACACCACAGGAAGTGTTCGGTGATGAAGAGAAGCTGAAATCCTTTAGATTAGGTCTACCGCGCTCCGTGAAGTTCCAGCGTGATATGGAGAAGTTAATTGGCCGCCCACTTAAAGGACTGGCATTGACGGAAGCTCAGCTTGCGAAGGCGATTGCATTTGCTGCGACGGAAGAAGGTGGCCGTTAA
- a CDS encoding beta-N-acetylhexosaminidase, translating to MNIQLVGNTAELMDGIEELKGILDFAISDSGIPLTIEQRDGSDLCISFKDGQGKIIYNQKIHFFRAFGLYIEQLQEKKDEFDLTESPQFSTIGPMFDLSRNAVIKIPTFKDTIRRLALMGFNSAMLYMEDTFEINNEPYFGYMRGRYSHDELETLDDYADFYGIELIPCIQTLAHLEEFLKWSAASRYKDTRGALLLESEETYSFIENMISSVSKPFRSKKIHIGMDEAEEVGRGIYLNKNGYKPRFEMMATHLRKVLDIVEKNGLEAMMWSDMFLKLANSSGDHYSKDTEIPDYIIEMTPKDVQLMYWQYNATDKDHYTSILKKHKAFGRTPAFAGGMWVWNTFATNYGLSLQATEAALSACKEEGVQDVYVTLWGDDGYENNFYSSLLGLQLYAEHAYSKEVDREKLAKRVKFCTGIEEQAYMLLNQLDTPPGVEPDNKEQTNPSKFLLWQDVLLGLFDKHVEGLDMKPYYEELEKTINEGRNAAADLDFIFDVPEKLASVLALKAGVGVKLKQAYDDKNTDLLKRIAANELPEIAKRVKALRDAHRTQWFKINKPFGWEVIDIRYGGLQNRLDTAIERINDYVEKRIDHIEELEQERLYFTPGVEKSTGLGWCSYYYRMASPNVFFHVLPIY from the coding sequence TTGAATATTCAATTGGTTGGAAATACTGCAGAATTGATGGACGGGATAGAGGAACTGAAAGGGATCTTGGACTTCGCTATTTCTGATAGTGGCATTCCGTTAACGATAGAACAACGGGATGGAAGCGATCTCTGTATTTCTTTCAAAGACGGCCAGGGGAAAATCATTTACAATCAAAAAATCCACTTTTTTAGGGCATTTGGTTTATACATCGAGCAGTTGCAGGAAAAGAAGGATGAGTTTGATCTGACTGAGAGTCCACAATTCTCTACGATTGGTCCGATGTTTGATCTTTCCAGAAATGCAGTAATCAAAATTCCTACTTTTAAAGATACGATTCGCAGACTAGCATTGATGGGATTTAACTCCGCTATGCTATATATGGAGGATACATTCGAGATAAATAATGAACCCTACTTCGGCTATATGAGAGGTAGATATAGCCATGATGAGTTGGAAACGCTAGATGATTATGCCGACTTTTATGGTATTGAGCTGATTCCATGTATTCAGACCCTGGCTCATTTGGAGGAGTTTCTGAAGTGGAGTGCAGCATCCCGCTACAAGGATACAAGAGGTGCTTTGCTGCTGGAAAGTGAAGAAACCTATTCATTTATTGAAAATATGATAAGTTCTGTGTCTAAACCTTTCCGGAGTAAGAAAATCCACATCGGCATGGATGAAGCGGAAGAAGTGGGGAGGGGCATCTATTTAAATAAGAATGGCTATAAGCCAAGATTTGAAATGATGGCAACTCATTTGCGAAAAGTACTGGATATCGTTGAAAAGAACGGGCTCGAGGCAATGATGTGGAGTGATATGTTCCTGAAACTTGCCAATTCTTCGGGAGATCACTATAGCAAAGATACGGAAATCCCGGACTATATTATTGAAATGACCCCGAAAGATGTCCAGTTGATGTATTGGCAATATAATGCTACAGACAAAGATCATTATACAAGCATATTAAAGAAGCATAAAGCATTTGGGCGGACGCCTGCATTTGCTGGCGGTATGTGGGTCTGGAACACTTTTGCTACGAATTATGGGCTGTCTTTGCAAGCGACTGAAGCAGCACTTTCTGCTTGTAAGGAAGAGGGAGTTCAAGATGTATACGTCACACTTTGGGGTGATGATGGATATGAAAACAACTTTTACTCCTCATTATTAGGTTTGCAACTTTATGCCGAGCATGCCTATTCCAAAGAAGTTGATCGCGAAAAATTAGCGAAGCGAGTAAAGTTTTGCACAGGTATCGAAGAGCAGGCTTATATGCTGTTAAATCAATTGGATACGCCTCCAGGGGTAGAGCCTGACAATAAAGAACAGACAAATCCTTCGAAATTTCTTCTATGGCAAGACGTTTTGCTAGGGCTTTTTGACAAGCATGTTGAAGGTCTGGATATGAAGCCATATTACGAAGAATTGGAGAAGACAATCAATGAAGGAAGAAATGCAGCGGCTGACCTTGATTTCATTTTCGATGTACCTGAAAAGTTGGCATCCGTGCTGGCACTTAAAGCAGGAGTCGGAGTGAAACTAAAGCAGGCTTATGATGATAAAAACACTGATTTGCTAAAACGAATTGCCGCTAATGAACTGCCGGAAATTGCAAAAAGAGTCAAAGCACTTCGGGATGCCCATCGTACACAGTGGTTTAAAATCAATAAGCCATTTGGCTGGGAGGTCATTGATATTCGCTATGGCGGTTTACAAAACCGGCTTGATACGGCAATCGAAAGAATAAATGACTATGTAGAGAAGAGAATTGATCATATTGAAGAACTTGAACAGGAACGGCTATACTTTACCCCAGGAGTTGAGAAATCAACAGGACTAGGCTGGTGTAGCTATTATTATCGAATGGCATCTCCAAATGTATTTTTTCACGTTCTTCCAATTTATTAA
- a CDS encoding carbohydrate ABC transporter permease: MNSLIISGSVVLLVLFFGGLASFVMARMSFRLRGFLQMALIASLLIPSFATIVPVYRMMIDLGLVNTYLGLIIPQTAGNLPFAILVISGYMATIPRELEEASVIDGCNRWTMFFKIFLPVSLPVFGTVATFVFLWSYNDLFSSLIFVEHESVRPIVVLLSQVSSQYGTDYGLMTAAITMTVVPIVIFYLFAQKTFEKGATSGSVK; this comes from the coding sequence GTGAATAGTTTAATTATTTCGGGCTCGGTAGTTCTATTAGTTCTTTTCTTTGGGGGACTAGCTTCTTTTGTTATGGCCAGAATGAGTTTCAGACTAAGGGGTTTCCTGCAAATGGCTTTGATTGCCTCTTTGCTAATTCCTTCCTTTGCAACGATTGTTCCGGTATATCGAATGATGATTGATTTGGGGCTAGTTAATACTTATTTAGGGTTGATTATCCCGCAGACAGCCGGGAATTTGCCTTTTGCCATCCTGGTAATCAGTGGCTATATGGCAACAATTCCTCGTGAACTGGAAGAGGCATCTGTCATTGACGGGTGTAACCGTTGGACAATGTTTTTCAAAATATTCCTCCCGGTATCTCTTCCTGTTTTTGGAACGGTGGCAACTTTTGTTTTCCTATGGTCGTACAATGACCTTTTCTCGTCCCTCATTTTTGTCGAGCATGAAAGTGTCCGTCCTATCGTGGTGTTGCTGTCGCAAGTAAGCTCACAGTATGGAACGGATTACGGATTAATGACTGCGGCGATTACTATGACGGTCGTTCCGATAGTCATTTTCTACTTGTTTGCTCAAAAAACGTTTGAAAAGGGAGCAACGTCAGGTTCAGTAAAATGA
- a CDS encoding carbohydrate ABC transporter permease: MKNMKGDKLFIILFLAPAVLITSVFMYVPFFENFIQSFYKTDGFFNSTFVGWDNYKRLFADEIAKKATLNSLQLMLYVAIFQVGIALILAVMVDSIKVGAGFFRTTFFFPVVISGAAIGLLFTLIYNYRNGLLNEILISLGFERVLWLTEQSSLYMVAIPTIWSYVGFYFVIFLTAIGKIPQDFYEAAQLEGVTGFQKLTKITIPLIVSDIKVCLILAITGALKIFELVYIITRGGPARSSEVLGTYMYQKAFVDANVGYGATLAVLMVVIGLTLAIVTNKLLKSEDVTY, from the coding sequence ATGAAAAATATGAAAGGCGATAAGTTGTTTATCATCTTATTTCTAGCCCCAGCCGTGCTGATTACTTCAGTTTTTATGTATGTCCCTTTTTTCGAAAACTTTATTCAAAGTTTTTACAAAACGGATGGCTTTTTTAATTCGACCTTTGTTGGATGGGATAATTACAAAAGACTTTTTGCTGATGAAATAGCAAAAAAAGCAACATTGAACTCACTGCAACTGATGCTGTATGTAGCTATCTTCCAGGTAGGTATAGCGTTGATTTTGGCAGTTATGGTAGATTCCATTAAAGTCGGAGCTGGTTTTTTTAGAACAACTTTCTTTTTTCCAGTTGTTATCTCGGGAGCAGCCATCGGTTTGTTGTTTACTTTAATCTACAACTATAGAAACGGGCTTTTGAATGAAATCCTAATTAGTCTTGGCTTTGAGCGTGTATTATGGCTGACAGAACAGTCATCCCTCTATATGGTTGCCATTCCTACGATTTGGAGCTATGTCGGGTTTTACTTTGTTATCTTCCTGACCGCAATTGGAAAAATCCCACAGGACTTTTATGAGGCTGCACAGCTTGAGGGAGTAACAGGATTCCAAAAGTTAACCAAAATTACGATACCACTTATTGTTAGCGATATTAAAGTATGTTTAATATTAGCCATCACGGGTGCATTAAAAATATTTGAGCTTGTATACATCATTACAAGGGGCGGCCCTGCCAGATCTTCAGAGGTACTTGGGACATATATGTATCAAAAGGCGTTTGTGGATGCAAATGTAGGCTACGGAGCGACACTTGCCGTCTTAATGGTAGTAATCGGTCTTACATTGGCAATTGTTACAAACAAACTCTTGAAATCTGAAGACGTCACATACTAA
- the truA gene encoding tRNA pseudouridine(38-40) synthase TruA yields MQRVKAIVSYDGTRFSGYQIQPGMRTVQMEIDKALVKMHKDKEIFSVASGRTDSGVHANGQVIHFDTPLNLPIDRWKLALNVLLPTDIRLVEVEYVNEDFHARYSATGKTYVYKWSYSEVHSPFERDFSVHLGRSNPDIQVMKEAAAYLIGTHDFTSFCSAKTATSNKVRTVRMLTLEKKGDHLIMTIEGNGFLYNMVRSIAGMLLVVGNGWKTPEDVKQILESCSRKANVKTAPAHGLYLEEVSYKD; encoded by the coding sequence ATGCAACGTGTGAAAGCGATTGTTTCGTATGATGGTACTCGTTTTTCGGGGTACCAGATACAGCCGGGTATGCGAACGGTGCAAATGGAAATTGATAAAGCGTTAGTAAAGATGCATAAAGATAAGGAAATTTTTTCGGTCGCAAGTGGCAGGACAGATTCCGGTGTTCACGCAAATGGCCAAGTAATTCATTTTGATACACCGTTGAACTTACCGATAGATCGATGGAAGCTGGCATTGAACGTCCTTTTACCTACGGATATTCGGCTGGTTGAAGTGGAATATGTTAACGAAGATTTCCATGCCCGTTATTCTGCCACTGGCAAGACGTATGTTTATAAGTGGTCCTATAGCGAAGTGCATAGCCCGTTTGAGCGTGATTTTTCCGTTCATCTTGGCAGATCTAACCCTGATATCCAGGTGATGAAGGAAGCGGCTGCCTATTTAATTGGGACACATGATTTCACAAGTTTCTGTTCTGCAAAAACCGCTACTTCCAATAAAGTCCGAACGGTGAGAATGCTGACACTCGAAAAAAAAGGCGATCATCTCATCATGACAATTGAAGGAAACGGCTTTTTATATAATATGGTTAGAAGCATTGCAGGTATGCTTCTTGTCGTTGGGAACGGCTGGAAAACGCCAGAAGACGTCAAGCAAATACTTGAATCTTGTAGCCGTAAAGCGAACGTTAAAACCGCGCCAGCACACGGTTTGTATCTAGAAGAAGTGAGCTACAAAGACTAA